In Pseudobacteriovorax antillogorgiicola, a single window of DNA contains:
- the sufD gene encoding Fe-S cluster assembly protein SufD yields MNTLVEQAFQTLSHRPDWLLKKGEESLSALRSLGVPTRKDEEWKYTSAKKMIDKPYALASNLEEAASLGTFYHADEKCLRLVFHNGRFVPSQSNIKDAPSGLEIKSLNDAWSEAEFVNKLKSVSEFRNAFQAANTALLNEGLVISAKRNQAIASIVDLVFIYSDQGQDEELLSSPTIFVDAEPSSALTVRELHVGDRQRPLLNNIQIHVTAQANSRVKLYKFQNLGSNSVHVDHTEVEQMRDSRFETFSFTLGASLARNDLQVKLKEPGASVQLDGLYATRGNQHVDNQTVVDHISPNCESSQLYKGVLKDKSRAVFNGKVLIRRDAQQTNAQQLNKNLLLSEGVEVDTKPQMEIDADDVKCAHGATVGRMADDELFYLESRGIRQDLARKMLAIGFLNETIQGITDEFVRQEFELTLKKEFTDGI; encoded by the coding sequence ATGAATACACTTGTTGAACAGGCCTTTCAAACCCTAAGCCACAGACCAGATTGGTTGCTTAAAAAGGGCGAAGAGTCTCTTTCAGCGCTTCGGTCTCTAGGTGTGCCGACTCGAAAAGATGAAGAGTGGAAATACACTAGCGCCAAGAAAATGATCGATAAGCCCTACGCTCTAGCTTCAAATTTAGAGGAAGCTGCTAGTTTGGGTACCTTCTATCATGCTGATGAAAAGTGTCTACGACTGGTCTTTCACAATGGACGCTTTGTCCCGAGTCAATCTAATATCAAAGATGCTCCATCAGGCCTTGAAATCAAATCTTTAAACGACGCTTGGTCGGAAGCTGAATTTGTAAATAAGCTGAAAAGTGTTTCGGAATTCAGAAATGCTTTTCAAGCTGCGAATACGGCTTTGCTTAACGAAGGACTGGTTATTTCAGCAAAGCGTAACCAAGCAATCGCCTCGATTGTTGACTTGGTGTTTATTTATAGCGATCAGGGTCAAGACGAAGAACTTCTTAGTAGCCCTACGATATTCGTCGATGCTGAACCCTCATCAGCTCTGACGGTTCGTGAGCTACACGTAGGTGATCGACAGCGACCTCTACTCAATAACATCCAAATTCACGTCACAGCTCAGGCGAATAGCCGGGTGAAGCTCTATAAGTTTCAGAATCTGGGATCAAACTCGGTTCATGTGGACCACACCGAAGTTGAGCAGATGCGAGACTCCCGTTTTGAGACCTTTAGTTTCACTTTGGGAGCAAGCCTGGCTCGCAACGATCTACAAGTCAAACTCAAAGAGCCTGGTGCTTCGGTACAATTGGATGGGCTCTATGCGACACGGGGTAACCAACATGTCGATAACCAAACTGTTGTGGACCACATTAGTCCCAACTGCGAATCAAGTCAGCTCTATAAAGGGGTGCTCAAGGACAAAAGCCGCGCTGTATTTAATGGTAAGGTATTGATTCGAAGAGATGCGCAGCAAACTAATGCCCAGCAGCTGAATAAAAACTTGCTTCTTAGTGAAGGTGTGGAAGTCGATACGAAACCACAGATGGAGATCGACGCTGATGATGTTAAATGCGCCCATGGTGCGACTGTGGGGCGAATGGCCGATGATGAATTATTCTACCTGGAGAGTCGCGGTATCAGGCAAGATCTCGCCCGCAAAATGCTGGCGATAGGCTTTCTGAATGAAACCATTCAAGGCATAACAGACGAGTTTGTGCGGCAAGAGTTTGAGTTAACTCTCAAGAAAGAGTTTACCGATGGTATCTGA
- the sufU gene encoding Fe-S cluster assembly sulfur transfer protein SufU, giving the protein MVSEEHNNDLYQKVLLEHARQPRNFGEDAEAQLRAEGRNKLCGDTIRVYLRLSEKDRVEKASFDGESCAICKGTASLLTTELTGKTRDEAKQMIEDLDRFASEWSLPEHLGAFKPLQALKKFPTRLKCLTLPWRTFQSALLGNQETVSTE; this is encoded by the coding sequence ATGGTATCTGAAGAGCACAACAACGACCTCTACCAGAAAGTGCTCCTAGAGCACGCGAGGCAGCCTCGCAACTTCGGTGAAGATGCGGAGGCGCAGTTGCGCGCTGAAGGTCGCAACAAGTTGTGTGGTGACACAATTCGTGTCTATCTCCGATTGTCGGAGAAAGATAGGGTTGAAAAGGCATCATTTGATGGTGAGTCCTGTGCAATCTGCAAGGGCACAGCATCATTGCTAACAACTGAGCTAACAGGCAAGACACGTGATGAAGCAAAGCAGATGATTGAGGATCTCGATCGTTTTGCTAGCGAATGGTCTTTACCAGAGCACCTAGGTGCATTTAAGCCATTGCAGGCATTAAAGAAGTTCCCAACTCGGCTGAAGTGTTTAACTTTACCTTGGCGGACCTTTCAGTCGGCGCTGCTAGGCAATCAAGAAACTGTTTCAACAGAGTGA
- a CDS encoding NifU family protein encodes MDLIKTMVRATPNPYAKKIICNFDVKARGKVSFNGVDECTHVPLALALFQLPEVTQIHFFENVVTITQSGNIAWDDLVEQAKKVIINLLPQHDPDFESAEHNRRKGLPTEILQIEEILDRTIRPALQGDGGDLEVLDLDGHLLTIRYEGACGSCPSAATGTLSAIQSVLRDEYDPELEVIPIMLETH; translated from the coding sequence ATGGATTTAATTAAGACTATGGTTCGGGCAACACCCAATCCTTATGCCAAGAAAATTATTTGTAACTTTGACGTCAAGGCCCGCGGCAAAGTCAGTTTTAACGGCGTTGATGAATGTACTCATGTGCCCTTAGCTCTAGCCTTGTTTCAACTGCCTGAGGTGACCCAAATTCACTTCTTTGAGAATGTGGTCACAATCACACAAAGTGGTAACATTGCTTGGGATGATTTAGTGGAACAAGCCAAGAAAGTGATTATTAATCTTCTACCCCAGCACGATCCTGACTTTGAAAGTGCTGAACACAATAGAAGGAAGGGTCTCCCAACGGAAATTCTTCAGATTGAAGAAATCTTGGATCGCACCATCAGACCAGCTCTGCAAGGGGATGGTGGAGACTTAGAGGTTCTCGATCTAGATGGTCACCTGCTTACGATTCGTTACGAGGGTGCTTGTGGCTCCTGCCCGAGTGCTGCAACGGGCACTCTATCAGCGATCCAGAGTGTATTACGGGACGAGTACGATCCCGAACTTGAAGTGATTCCTATCATGCTCGAAACTCACTAG
- a CDS encoding S41 family peptidase encodes MTRSMTFAVLISSLLLTLLTLSLLDKRNQVRPIDNEIFFYYKLDQRLDSLATIQKAIETKYALIDIKQERLGLDIEGLFRKARDRERDYPNTEKSFYRAVSNLWFLDRVRQVVASFQDTHLQVLPLLELPTVHLGFQIHHVDQKYIITGMDSDLEEVLEIGDQIFALDGEPIDLITRDLQQYISSSSPSYREQLAVQALTKRSFRYPKSPRTRLTIRSRNGEIKDLTLAWHYDYEVIRMDAMHYLQNRGFSYKESPALFDTGFSPYRSPMGLVDADDWYGVEDKGRLMFRTGFMELNKQTAGVIQVYSFFEHQVSRYQSGKAKDWDEPISKFLKQLKAKNFPLILDLRHNPGGHVDLPIQLMSLIARSGESYPSYMEGFRVTPNIIQTWERASPLSAASRDEKRAIRQLRRAVANGQGYTGTWEKTDPIKADQDVKGFDQPIVALISPQCISACDIFALLLESSKRATLIGSTANGTGAGFFDWAPFSGSTWVDMHEIFQMEIPNMLFSHGLPEGPAEYSSSTSVIRFNRENRPVSSDIFYQTRREDVLSGHRGWYGKAFQVLLSP; translated from the coding sequence ATGACAAGATCCATGACTTTCGCGGTCTTGATTTCATCCCTTTTGCTGACCTTGTTGACTCTGTCGTTGCTTGACAAACGAAATCAAGTCCGACCCATAGACAACGAAATATTCTTCTATTACAAGCTCGACCAGCGTTTGGATAGTCTTGCTACGATCCAAAAAGCGATCGAAACGAAGTACGCTTTGATCGATATTAAGCAAGAGAGGTTAGGTCTCGACATCGAGGGGCTTTTCCGAAAGGCTCGGGACCGAGAGCGCGATTACCCCAATACGGAAAAGTCGTTCTATCGAGCGGTTAGCAACCTTTGGTTTCTGGACCGAGTGAGACAGGTGGTGGCATCCTTCCAGGATACCCACCTCCAAGTCTTGCCCCTATTGGAATTGCCTACGGTGCATCTAGGCTTTCAAATCCATCACGTCGATCAAAAGTACATCATCACAGGCATGGATTCAGATCTTGAGGAAGTTCTTGAGATTGGCGATCAGATCTTTGCTTTGGATGGCGAGCCGATTGACCTTATAACGAGAGATCTTCAGCAATATATTTCCTCCAGTTCGCCCTCCTACAGAGAGCAACTAGCCGTTCAAGCTCTCACCAAGAGGAGCTTCCGGTACCCAAAATCTCCAAGAACACGGCTAACGATTCGGTCGCGAAACGGTGAGATCAAAGACCTAACCCTTGCTTGGCACTATGACTACGAAGTCATCCGCATGGATGCTATGCACTATCTCCAAAATCGCGGGTTTTCGTATAAGGAGAGCCCAGCTCTTTTCGATACTGGCTTTTCACCCTACCGATCCCCCATGGGCCTTGTCGATGCTGATGATTGGTATGGGGTGGAAGACAAAGGGCGGTTGATGTTTCGTACGGGTTTTATGGAGCTAAACAAGCAAACCGCGGGTGTGATTCAAGTCTATTCTTTCTTTGAGCATCAAGTTAGTCGGTATCAGAGTGGCAAGGCTAAAGACTGGGATGAACCGATTTCCAAATTTTTAAAACAACTCAAAGCCAAAAACTTTCCCCTCATACTTGACCTGAGGCACAATCCGGGAGGCCATGTGGATCTGCCCATACAGCTGATGAGTTTGATCGCTCGCTCAGGGGAAAGCTACCCAAGCTATATGGAAGGGTTTCGAGTGACGCCCAACATCATTCAAACTTGGGAGCGTGCTTCTCCTCTTTCAGCAGCCAGTCGGGATGAGAAGAGGGCGATTAGGCAACTGAGAAGAGCAGTTGCCAACGGTCAGGGCTATACCGGAACTTGGGAGAAAACGGATCCAATCAAGGCAGATCAAGATGTGAAAGGCTTCGATCAGCCGATCGTAGCGTTGATTTCCCCACAGTGTATCAGCGCCTGTGACATCTTTGCCCTGCTTTTGGAATCATCAAAGCGAGCAACTTTAATAGGGTCAACCGCCAACGGAACAGGCGCAGGCTTCTTCGATTGGGCGCCATTTTCTGGGAGCACGTGGGTGGATATGCATGAGATCTTCCAGATGGAGATCCCAAACATGCTGTTCAGTCATGGCCTACCAGAAGGACCAGCGGAGTACTCTTCATCAACTTCAGTCATTCGCTTCAATCGTGAGAACCGGCCGGTAAGCTCGGATATATTCTATCAGACTCGACGGGAGGATGTTCTTTCTGGACATCGAGGCTGGTACGGTAAGGCCTTTCAGGTTCTTTTAAGTCCCTAA